The following are from one region of the Oscillatoria sp. FACHB-1407 genome:
- a CDS encoding ornithine cyclodeaminase family protein, with product MKIIELDRIRELLSSINLFSAIEAGFVSYSAGKAVIPPVGELLFQTPPGDVHIKYGYLLDDHYYVIKIASGFYENPALGLPSSNGLMLLFDQKTGELLAILLDEGYLTDVRTAVAGAIAAKYLAPQHIHRIGIVGTGIQARLQLQYLAQVIQCREAIVWGRNLNHAKQYQQDMTGEFNIAVAQTLQDLTSTCNLIVTTTPSTVPLIHSNYIQPGTHITAVGADTPHKQELDPMIFAGADCVVADSIPQCIERGDIAHAIAQRYITPAHLIELGDIISNKAPGRISNDQITVTDLTGLAVQDIQIAKVIYETVTGRKFHAALS from the coding sequence GTGAAAATTATTGAACTCGATCGCATTCGAGAACTGCTATCCTCAATAAATTTGTTCTCTGCCATAGAAGCAGGGTTTGTCAGTTACTCTGCGGGCAAAGCCGTTATCCCTCCAGTCGGGGAACTGCTGTTTCAAACCCCTCCTGGAGATGTGCATATCAAGTATGGATATTTACTGGATGACCATTACTATGTCATCAAAATTGCATCAGGATTTTATGAAAATCCTGCATTAGGTTTACCCTCTAGCAATGGTCTCATGTTGCTTTTTGATCAGAAGACGGGAGAACTACTGGCAATTCTGCTGGACGAAGGATACCTGACAGATGTCCGTACCGCTGTAGCAGGGGCGATCGCCGCGAAGTATCTTGCTCCTCAACACATTCATCGTATTGGTATTGTTGGCACAGGGATTCAAGCCAGATTACAACTGCAATATCTTGCTCAGGTCATTCAGTGCCGTGAAGCAATTGTTTGGGGACGTAATCTTAATCATGCCAAGCAATATCAGCAAGACATGACTGGAGAATTTAATATTGCCGTTGCCCAAACGCTTCAAGATCTAACGTCAACCTGCAATCTTATTGTGACAACAACACCATCTACAGTTCCTTTAATTCACTCAAACTACATTCAGCCTGGCACTCATATCACTGCGGTTGGAGCCGATACACCTCATAAACAAGAATTAGATCCAATGATTTTTGCCGGAGCTGATTGTGTGGTTGCAGACAGCATTCCGCAATGCATAGAACGAGGAGATATTGCTCATGCGATCGCTCAACGGTACATTACACCAGCGCATCTCATCGAGCTAGGAGATATTATTTCAAACAAGGCACCAGGGCGAATTTCTAATGATCAAATTACAGTAACAGACTTAACAGGACTTGCAGTACAAGATATTCAGATCGCCAAAGTTATTTATGAAACAGTGACTGGACGGAAATTTCATGCAGCCTTGTCCTAA
- a CDS encoding threonine/serine dehydratase, with protein MTSTLPALDVYTEVLQAKQQLSPYIRETPLDYSPLLSELGHCQVFLKLENLQHTGSFKVRGAINTLLSLTAEQKRGGVVAASSGNHGAAVAYGLKRLDIPGVIFVPEDASSAKVSAIQKLGATVQFHGTDCGVTEAYARQYASERGLVYASPYNDLKTIAGQGTIAVEIAQQLKPIDTVFASVGGGGLISGIAGYLKPLFKDIEIIGCSPVNSPVMAESIKAGQLVQMESLPTLSDGTAGGIEPGAITFDLCRTLVDDFVLVTETEIQAAIRLLIENHHLLIEGAAGTAIAAFLQRKEQLRDKTVVIVICGANISLEVLKRIL; from the coding sequence ATGACTTCCACCTTACCTGCACTGGATGTCTACACTGAAGTGCTACAGGCTAAACAGCAACTTTCTCCTTATATTCGCGAAACTCCACTGGATTACTCGCCCTTGCTCAGTGAACTAGGTCACTGTCAGGTATTTCTCAAACTAGAAAACCTTCAACACACAGGCTCCTTTAAGGTGCGTGGGGCAATCAACACGCTCCTTTCGCTGACAGCAGAACAAAAGCGTGGGGGGGTTGTAGCAGCTTCTTCTGGCAATCACGGTGCAGCGGTTGCCTATGGCTTGAAGAGATTGGACATACCGGGAGTTATCTTTGTGCCTGAAGATGCTTCTTCCGCTAAAGTTAGCGCAATTCAGAAGTTGGGAGCAACTGTTCAATTTCATGGCACAGACTGCGGTGTTACAGAGGCATACGCTCGGCAGTATGCCAGTGAGCGGGGTCTCGTCTACGCTTCTCCATATAACGATCTGAAAACCATTGCTGGACAGGGTACGATCGCAGTCGAGATTGCACAACAGCTCAAGCCTATCGATACCGTTTTTGCCTCGGTAGGTGGCGGCGGCTTGATTTCTGGCATCGCTGGATACCTCAAGCCTCTCTTCAAAGACATTGAGATAATTGGATGTTCACCTGTAAACTCACCAGTTATGGCTGAGTCGATCAAGGCAGGTCAGCTCGTCCAGATGGAATCCTTACCGACTTTATCAGATGGAACAGCAGGCGGTATTGAACCTGGAGCAATTACATTTGATCTCTGTCGCACCCTGGTTGATGATTTTGTGCTGGTGACAGAAACCGAAATTCAGGCTGCCATTCGGCTCTTAATTGAAAACCATCATCTACTCATCGAAGGGGCAGCAGGAACTGCGATCGCTGCCTTCCTACAGCGAAAAGAACAGCTACGTGACAAAACAGTGGTGATTGTAATTTGCGGAGCCAACATCAGTTTAGAGGTGTTAAAACGAATTCTTTAG
- a CDS encoding helix-turn-helix transcriptional regulator — protein MRPEIQGFLTTAQAIERLLHPFAEIVLHDLQTNRVVAIFNSFSHRQIGDDSLLSEIEFDESKDIIGPYEKLNWDGRRLKSISVMIRDSSKKPVGLLCINLDISKFDECYRLLESLVSTQALLPNPQEIFKDDWQERINIFVHDYLRKQHKSLEYLSRADKQELVELLYQEGAFKQKNAANYVGKVLGIARATVYKYLSDVNTNNE, from the coding sequence GTGCGACCCGAAATTCAAGGTTTTCTAACGACGGCTCAGGCAATTGAGCGGCTGCTTCATCCCTTTGCAGAGATTGTCCTGCACGACTTGCAAACGAATCGTGTGGTTGCAATCTTCAACAGTTTTTCGCATCGCCAAATTGGTGATGATTCTTTATTGAGTGAAATTGAGTTTGATGAATCGAAAGATATTATCGGACCCTATGAGAAGCTCAACTGGGATGGACGACGGCTCAAATCCATCAGCGTTATGATTCGTGATTCGTCTAAAAAACCTGTAGGGCTACTGTGCATCAACCTTGATATCTCTAAATTTGATGAATGTTATCGTCTACTGGAAAGCTTGGTATCTACTCAGGCTTTGCTGCCAAATCCACAGGAGATCTTTAAGGATGACTGGCAGGAACGAATCAACATCTTTGTCCATGACTATTTACGTAAGCAGCACAAAAGCCTGGAGTATTTGTCGCGAGCAGATAAACAAGAACTTGTTGAACTGCTTTATCAAGAAGGAGCATTCAAGCAGAAAAATGCTGCGAATTATGTAGGTAAAGTTCTAGGAATTGCTCGCGCAACGGTTTACAAATACTTGTCTGATGTAAACACTAACAATGAGTAA
- a CDS encoding winged helix-turn-helix transcriptional regulator has product MSQSRRSSCPVACSLDLIGDRWTLLVIRDMMFFEKQRFEEFLASPEGISTNILASRLKSLEEMDLVEKQQYGNHSRRMNYQLTERGKSLRPVLKAMIAWGLKHIPDTQIPVNEQSGD; this is encoded by the coding sequence ATGTCCCAATCTCGCCGTTCATCCTGTCCAGTTGCCTGTTCGCTTGATCTCATCGGCGATCGCTGGACTCTTCTAGTTATCCGAGACATGATGTTTTTTGAGAAACAGCGTTTTGAAGAGTTTTTAGCATCTCCTGAAGGAATTTCAACCAACATTTTGGCAAGTCGCCTCAAGTCTCTTGAAGAAATGGATTTGGTAGAGAAGCAACAATACGGCAACCATTCCCGACGGATGAACTACCAATTAACAGAACGGGGCAAAAGCCTTCGTCCTGTGCTGAAAGCGATGATTGCTTGGGGGCTAAAGCATATTCCTGATACACAGATTCCTGTAAATGAGCAATCTGGAGATTGA
- a CDS encoding cupin domain-containing protein, with translation MTQGTPTVRAGQNFAVADFGLFSDLRRFIFEAPEAPLALEGKVFLKQILNLSSAEISFNNLPPKTSLPFYHKHRLNEEIYIFIQGDGEFQVDDCVFPVKEGTVVRVDPNGERCMRNISDHEDLCWVVIQSRAGSYPDHTIQDGFGVQKRVSWVNKQRV, from the coding sequence ATGACTCAAGGTACACCAACTGTTAGAGCTGGACAGAACTTTGCTGTGGCTGATTTTGGACTGTTTTCTGACTTGCGGCGATTTATCTTTGAGGCTCCAGAAGCCCCTCTGGCGCTAGAGGGAAAGGTCTTTCTCAAGCAGATCCTTAATCTCTCAAGTGCCGAGATTTCGTTTAACAATCTTCCCCCCAAGACATCTTTGCCTTTCTACCACAAACATCGTTTGAATGAAGAAATTTATATTTTTATTCAGGGAGATGGGGAGTTTCAGGTTGATGATTGTGTGTTTCCAGTTAAAGAAGGAACTGTTGTGCGAGTCGATCCAAACGGAGAACGCTGTATGCGAAACATTTCAGATCACGAGGATTTGTGTTGGGTTGTAATTCAGTCACGGGCAGGTTCTTATCCAGACCATACCATTCAGGATGGCTTTGGTGTTCAGAAGCGAGTTAGTTGGGTGAACAAGCAGCGAGTTTGA